A region of Legionella donaldsonii DNA encodes the following proteins:
- the lepA gene encoding translation elongation factor 4, protein MSDLTRIRNFSIIAHIDHGKSTLADRFIQLCGGLSDREMAEQVLDSMDIERERGITIKAQSVSLNYTAQDGKTYLLNFIDTPGHVDFSYEVSRSLAACEGAILVVDAAQGVEAQTVAVCYTAIDQSLEILPVLNKIDLPQAEPERVIAEIEDIIGLEAHGAIRVSAKSGLGVEDVLEALVARIPPPQGDIEAPLQALIIDSWFDSYLGVVSLVRIANGSMRKGDKMRVMSTGRTYEVDQVGIFTPKRTKLEVLQAGEVGYVVAGIKEIQGAPVGDTLTLEKNQALKPLPGFQRVKPQVYAGLFPISADDFEAFREALAKLSLNDASLFYEPESSEALGFGFRCGFLGMLHMEIVQERLEREYNLDLISTAPTVVYQVITTKGETVMIDNPSQLPPSQQIKQMFEPIVRASILVPQDYLGQIISLCVERRGVQINMTYSGRQVSVVYDLPMSEVVSDFFDRLKSVSRGYASLDYNFIRFEEADLVKMDVLINNERVDALAVIVHRDAAYHRGKALADKMRELIPRQMFDVAIQAALGNHIIARQTVKALRKNVTAKCYGGDVSRKRKLLEKQKAGKKRMKQVGHVEIPQEAFMAVFQTDRKK, encoded by the coding sequence TTGAGTGATCTAACGCGAATTCGCAATTTTTCTATTATTGCCCATATTGATCATGGCAAGTCGACCCTTGCTGATCGATTCATCCAACTCTGTGGTGGTTTATCTGACCGGGAAATGGCAGAGCAGGTGCTTGATTCCATGGATATCGAGCGCGAGCGTGGTATTACCATCAAGGCACAGAGTGTATCACTAAATTATACAGCTCAAGACGGTAAAACGTATTTACTCAATTTTATTGATACGCCAGGCCATGTTGACTTTAGTTACGAAGTGTCTCGTTCACTGGCTGCTTGTGAAGGAGCGATTCTTGTCGTTGATGCAGCACAGGGTGTAGAGGCGCAAACGGTTGCTGTTTGTTACACAGCCATTGATCAATCGCTGGAGATCCTGCCCGTTCTCAATAAAATCGATTTACCGCAAGCTGAACCGGAGCGGGTCATTGCAGAAATCGAAGATATTATTGGCCTTGAGGCCCATGGCGCAATTCGTGTCAGTGCTAAAAGTGGCCTTGGTGTTGAAGATGTACTCGAAGCCCTGGTTGCCCGTATTCCCCCACCGCAAGGTGATATTGAAGCACCGTTGCAAGCGTTGATCATTGATTCATGGTTTGACAGCTATCTTGGCGTCGTTTCCTTAGTACGTATAGCCAATGGCTCAATGCGTAAAGGGGACAAGATGCGAGTCATGTCAACTGGCAGAACCTACGAAGTGGATCAGGTGGGTATTTTTACCCCCAAACGCACCAAATTGGAGGTATTGCAGGCAGGAGAGGTTGGTTATGTGGTTGCCGGTATTAAAGAGATTCAGGGAGCACCGGTAGGGGATACGTTAACCTTGGAAAAAAATCAGGCGTTGAAACCTTTACCGGGTTTTCAACGAGTTAAGCCTCAGGTTTATGCCGGCCTTTTTCCAATCAGTGCAGATGATTTTGAAGCCTTTCGCGAAGCGTTAGCGAAATTAAGCCTTAATGATGCTTCGCTCTTTTATGAACCTGAGTCTTCAGAAGCCTTGGGCTTTGGTTTTCGCTGTGGTTTTCTGGGGATGCTGCATATGGAAATTGTGCAGGAAAGACTCGAGCGCGAATATAATCTTGATTTGATTTCGACCGCGCCGACAGTCGTTTACCAGGTGATTACGACCAAAGGCGAAACGGTCATGATTGATAATCCCTCGCAATTACCACCGTCACAACAAATAAAGCAAATGTTCGAACCGATTGTGCGGGCAAGTATTTTGGTTCCCCAAGATTATCTGGGGCAAATCATCAGTCTTTGTGTTGAGCGTCGTGGCGTACAAATCAATATGACATACAGTGGTCGCCAAGTCTCGGTGGTTTATGATTTGCCAATGAGTGAAGTGGTCTCCGATTTCTTTGATCGTTTGAAATCAGTGAGTCGTGGTTATGCCTCTTTGGATTATAATTTTATACGCTTCGAGGAAGCAGATTTGGTGAAAATGGATGTTTTGATTAATAACGAGCGTGTTGATGCCTTGGCTGTTATTGTCCATCGCGATGCTGCTTATCATCGTGGCAAAGCCTTGGCTGATAAAATGCGTGAACTGATTCCGCGCCAGATGTTCGATGTTGCTATTCAGGCTGCACTAGGGAATCACATTATTGCCAGACAAACAGTAAAAGCGTTACGTAAGAATGTAACAGCAAAATGTTATGGCGGCGACGTAAGTCGTAAGCGTAAACTGCTTGAAAAGCAAAAGGCCGGTAAAAAACGGATGAAGCAGGTGGGGCATGTGGAAATCCCACAAGAAGCTTTTATGGCAGTTTTTCAAACTGATCGAAAAAAGTAA
- a CDS encoding tetratricopeptide repeat protein: MDMRKQVLSLSLLSLLSTPIFADTQEGEAAFNQQRYEKAFLLLSDEAAKGDAKAQYLLGKMYYNGQGVAFNAEKAEQLLLSSANQGNVDAQVLLAGFYWHQNTPEGFRKSLGWYQKAADQNNADAQYALGYMYQYANGVPQNDEMAMSWYKKSAAQGNSDAALAVGFMYDSGAGVEKDFAEAAKWYEKSADLGNTSALYNLGLLYKFGDGVPKDESKAFQYFQKAAEQGHAKSQLEVGYFYDTGKGGQTADLQKAALWYQKSADQGNPNAQFNIGDMYLYGDGVTKNIDQAVSWIRKSAEQGFGKAQYKLGVFYRDGIGVSTDPVESYAWFTAAVGNGFNDAQKNQDELEKTLSEDQLKKAKELGKKYTERYQKKSQ, encoded by the coding sequence ATGGACATGAGAAAACAAGTTTTATCACTTTCCTTGCTTAGTCTGCTATCCACTCCAATTTTCGCTGATACCCAGGAAGGGGAAGCAGCTTTTAATCAGCAACGCTATGAAAAAGCATTCCTTCTTCTCTCTGATGAAGCGGCAAAAGGGGATGCTAAAGCCCAATATTTGCTGGGTAAAATGTATTATAACGGCCAGGGTGTTGCTTTTAATGCGGAAAAAGCGGAGCAATTATTACTTTCTTCTGCAAATCAAGGGAATGTCGACGCCCAAGTCTTGTTAGCGGGTTTTTATTGGCATCAGAATACCCCTGAAGGATTTCGCAAGTCACTGGGCTGGTATCAAAAAGCGGCTGATCAAAATAATGCAGATGCACAATATGCGTTAGGGTATATGTATCAATATGCTAATGGGGTGCCGCAAAATGACGAGATGGCCATGTCATGGTACAAAAAATCAGCTGCACAAGGAAATTCTGATGCCGCCTTAGCAGTGGGTTTTATGTATGATTCTGGTGCCGGGGTAGAAAAAGATTTTGCTGAGGCGGCGAAATGGTACGAAAAATCTGCAGACTTAGGTAATACCAGTGCGTTATATAACCTTGGTTTATTATATAAGTTTGGTGATGGTGTACCTAAGGATGAAAGTAAGGCCTTCCAATATTTTCAAAAAGCTGCTGAGCAGGGGCATGCCAAATCGCAATTAGAAGTAGGGTATTTCTATGATACCGGTAAAGGTGGCCAAACGGCTGATTTACAAAAGGCGGCCCTGTGGTATCAAAAAAGTGCCGATCAGGGTAATCCCAATGCTCAGTTTAATATAGGTGATATGTATTTATATGGTGATGGGGTCACTAAGAATATCGATCAGGCAGTTTCATGGATACGTAAATCTGCGGAGCAAGGTTTTGGAAAAGCACAATATAAGCTAGGTGTTTTTTACCGTGATGGAATTGGTGTTAGCACTGATCCAGTCGAGTCCTATGCCTGGTTCACTGCGGCTGTCGGAAACGGTTTTAATGATGCCCAAAAAAATCAGGATGAACTTGAGAAAACACTCAGTGAGGACCAACTCAAGAAAGCCAAGGAGCTAGGAAAAAAATATACAGAGCGATATCAGAAAAAATCCCAGTAA
- the gspL gene encoding type II secretion system protein GspL: protein MATCFLFTQHLNDDSCLSLSLGQQGQVEAPLAQRSFTDIKILQQNAQTIVIAPTDFFTLHQVELPWLADRKARAAIPFALEDKLAQNVDSLHFAFDRAHYQAGHYLVVVGDKRFLTELINTFDNQGIRFDSLTLDWFGLQQNEAAVTPTNILVNDAHFQGALSPELAALYCKSQLETSFYRFKDSNESLMKELATSIKETEDSWYCWLAKRLQNSKSINLCQGELQHSSTPGKTKRWYQAAIAMSTVWLLSILAVNAVKLYFLNKDLAQIDTKIATIYHEFFPQAQQVISPRFRINQLLKANHGNMDATFWVLLDKLASTFNSNNITFEQLRFQNQTLLVTLATKNFAELEDLQTRLQQKKVKVKQTQAATTNEQVVGILELNL, encoded by the coding sequence GTGGCCACATGCTTTTTATTCACCCAACACCTGAATGATGATAGCTGCCTTAGCCTGAGCCTTGGACAACAGGGCCAAGTTGAAGCCCCTCTCGCACAACGCTCTTTTACGGATATAAAGATACTACAGCAGAATGCACAGACAATCGTTATTGCTCCAACAGATTTCTTCACCCTGCATCAAGTCGAATTACCCTGGCTTGCGGATAGAAAAGCCCGCGCTGCCATTCCTTTCGCTCTTGAAGATAAACTTGCCCAAAATGTTGACTCCTTGCATTTTGCTTTTGACCGAGCTCATTATCAGGCTGGCCATTATCTCGTGGTCGTTGGCGATAAACGCTTTCTTACCGAATTAATTAACACCTTTGACAATCAGGGTATACGCTTTGATAGCTTGACCCTTGATTGGTTTGGACTACAACAAAATGAAGCCGCTGTTACCCCCACAAATATCCTGGTAAATGATGCTCACTTTCAAGGCGCATTAAGTCCTGAACTGGCAGCCCTTTATTGTAAATCACAGCTTGAAACCAGTTTTTACCGGTTCAAAGACAGTAATGAATCATTAATGAAGGAACTAGCTACATCCATTAAAGAAACAGAAGACAGTTGGTATTGCTGGTTGGCAAAGCGCTTACAAAACAGTAAATCAATTAATCTTTGCCAAGGTGAATTACAACATAGCAGTACTCCTGGTAAAACCAAACGTTGGTACCAGGCAGCCATAGCGATGAGTACCGTTTGGCTTTTAAGTATCCTTGCTGTGAATGCAGTGAAACTGTATTTTCTTAATAAGGATCTCGCTCAGATCGATACAAAAATAGCCACTATCTATCATGAATTTTTCCCACAAGCACAACAGGTAATTAGTCCACGATTTCGTATCAATCAATTGCTCAAAGCAAATCACGGTAATATGGATGCCACTTTTTGGGTATTATTAGACAAACTAGCCAGTACCTTTAATAGCAACAATATCACTTTTGAACAACTTCGATTCCAAAATCAAACACTTTTGGTCACATTGGCAACCAAAAATTTTGCTGAGCTGGAAGATTTACAAACTCGGTTACAACAAAAGAAGGTAAAGGTTAAGCAAACTCAAGCCGCCACTACCAATGAGCAGGTTGTTGGTATCCTGGAGTTAAATCTATGA
- a CDS encoding glutathione S-transferase family protein, with amino-acid sequence MPNASPFCLKIETYLRMAEIPYEIRFVRDPRKSPKGKLPFVKIDQKLIPDSEIIIDYLKGKFGDVLDKNLNTEQKALSALLDDVFSERLYWIMLYMRWQVDAVWPLLRDTFFGDLSFFKKFFLPGMIRKNMQRALYFQGTGRHSYDEVLQMGYKTLDAIASVLGEKKYFHGTEITSIDATAFGFLANIAWFPYDCNLKTHLHKHKNILFFCDKMWSTFYPEISKPFMITNF; translated from the coding sequence TTGCCTAATGCAAGCCCTTTTTGTTTGAAAATTGAAACTTATTTGCGTATGGCAGAAATTCCTTACGAAATTAGGTTTGTTAGGGATCCACGAAAAAGTCCGAAGGGGAAGTTGCCTTTTGTTAAAATTGACCAAAAATTAATTCCGGATAGTGAGATAATTATTGATTATCTTAAGGGAAAATTTGGCGATGTATTGGATAAAAATTTAAATACTGAGCAAAAGGCATTATCAGCTCTTCTGGATGATGTATTTTCTGAACGATTATATTGGATCATGCTTTATATGCGTTGGCAAGTTGATGCTGTATGGCCTCTTTTGCGAGATACTTTTTTTGGGGACTTATCGTTTTTTAAAAAATTTTTTTTACCAGGAATGATACGAAAAAATATGCAGAGAGCCTTGTATTTTCAAGGTACTGGTCGACACAGTTATGATGAAGTATTACAGATGGGATATAAAACATTGGATGCAATAGCATCTGTTCTCGGTGAAAAGAAATATTTTCATGGTACAGAGATCACGAGTATTGATGCAACAGCCTTTGGTTTTTTAGCGAATATTGCTTGGTTTCCTTATGACTGTAATTTAAAAACACATTTACATAAACATAAAAATATCCTCTTTTTCTGCGATAAAATGTGGTCTACTTTTTATCCTGAAATATCTAAACCCTTTATGATCACTAATTTTTAG
- a CDS encoding SPOR domain-containing protein — translation MNKKIRLVALGLCATTLTACSNYQQSSYYTTYQPYVYTDTYYRQGYNGGVDYGYQSPTGGQVTVPDSYYVGAYHSPTSHKDVDRNWVNSQNPQGYTIEVAEGERPAQVAGKLYKLPKNDRRAQIKYNKNGKTYYKGVYGSYNNYEDAQKALNNLPDDVKQSAGVKSWSKVQANEDY, via the coding sequence ATGAATAAAAAAATACGTTTGGTGGCTCTAGGCCTTTGTGCTACCACATTAACTGCTTGTAGTAACTATCAACAAAGCAGCTATTACACCACTTACCAACCCTATGTGTATACAGATACCTATTATCGCCAGGGTTACAATGGGGGCGTAGATTATGGTTATCAATCGCCAACGGGTGGACAAGTGACTGTACCTGACTCCTATTATGTTGGGGCTTATCATTCACCTACTTCCCATAAAGACGTGGATAGAAATTGGGTGAATAGCCAAAATCCACAAGGATATACCATTGAGGTTGCTGAAGGTGAGCGGCCTGCCCAGGTAGCCGGCAAACTCTATAAATTACCTAAGAATGACCGAAGGGCACAAATTAAATACAACAAAAATGGCAAAACCTACTACAAGGGTGTATACGGCAGTTACAATAATTACGAGGATGCCCAAAAAGCATTAAATAATTTACCAGACGACGTAAAACAAAGTGCTGGCGTTAAAAGTTGGAGTAAAGTACAAGCTAATGAAGATTATTAG
- the lepB gene encoding signal peptidase I, whose amino-acid sequence MNFALLLVVLSLLSGSVYLLDVLFWAKKRKPEQKPGRIIEYSRSFFPVFFIVLLLRSFLVEPFRIPSGSLEPTLLVGDFLAVNKFAYGIRLPVWEKKVIPIANPKSGEIAVFRWPPDPSYDYIKRVIGVAGDKVSYHNKVLTINGKEMKQTFVEYTVDESSGKAVAKYRENLNGIEHDIFVRPDVPAEDFDVEVPAGQYFMMGDNRDDSADSRFWGFVEDSYLRGKAFLVWMSWDSKTSRIRWSKIGRLIN is encoded by the coding sequence ATGAATTTCGCTCTGTTATTAGTCGTTCTTTCTTTGTTAAGTGGAAGTGTTTATTTACTGGATGTTTTGTTCTGGGCTAAGAAACGTAAGCCTGAACAGAAGCCTGGACGTATTATTGAATACTCACGTTCTTTTTTTCCAGTATTCTTTATTGTCCTTTTATTGAGATCCTTTCTGGTGGAACCTTTTCGTATCCCTTCCGGATCTTTGGAACCGACGTTATTGGTAGGTGATTTTCTTGCAGTCAATAAATTTGCTTATGGTATTCGCTTGCCAGTCTGGGAAAAGAAAGTAATTCCTATTGCGAATCCCAAATCGGGTGAAATCGCTGTTTTTCGTTGGCCACCTGATCCGAGCTATGACTATATCAAGCGAGTCATTGGCGTCGCGGGGGATAAGGTAAGTTATCATAACAAGGTTTTGACGATAAACGGGAAAGAAATGAAACAAACTTTTGTTGAATACACGGTCGATGAAAGTTCGGGTAAGGCCGTTGCTAAGTATCGAGAGAATCTGAATGGCATAGAACATGATATTTTTGTGCGGCCTGATGTTCCTGCGGAAGATTTTGATGTGGAGGTCCCTGCCGGGCAGTATTTCATGATGGGTGATAATCGTGATGACAGTGCTGACAGCCGTTTTTGGGGATTTGTAGAAGACAGCTATTTGCGCGGTAAAGCGTTTCTGGTATGGATGAGCTGGGATAGTAAAACGTCGAGGATACGTTGGTCAAAGATAGGTCGTTTAATCAATTAA
- the rnc gene encoding ribonuclease III produces MLVQGDLQRLSRRLGYEFKTLALLKQALTHCSAGSENNERFEFLGDSILSFVIANALFEMFPEQSEGQLSRLRAFLVKGEMLAEIATEIELGDYLYLGQGELKSGGFRRASILADALEAIIAAVFLDGGIQASQQLILSLYQSRLDDEGLHDNLKDAKTQLQEYLQAEKRPLPEYNLTKIEGEEHEQVFHVSCKVNGFRTVTSGQGPNRRKAEQHAATLLLQLLKKPSS; encoded by the coding sequence ATATTGGTACAGGGTGATTTGCAACGTCTAAGCAGACGATTAGGTTATGAGTTTAAAACACTTGCCTTGTTAAAGCAGGCTCTAACACACTGTAGTGCTGGCAGCGAAAATAACGAACGTTTTGAGTTTCTTGGGGATTCCATCTTAAGTTTTGTTATTGCCAATGCTTTGTTTGAAATGTTTCCTGAACAAAGTGAAGGGCAACTAAGTCGTTTGCGTGCTTTTTTGGTTAAGGGAGAAATGCTGGCAGAAATTGCAACAGAAATTGAGCTAGGGGATTATTTGTACTTAGGGCAGGGCGAATTGAAAAGTGGTGGTTTTCGTCGGGCATCCATTTTAGCTGATGCTCTGGAAGCAATCATTGCGGCTGTTTTTCTCGATGGTGGTATTCAGGCCAGTCAACAACTTATTCTTAGCTTGTATCAGTCGCGCCTGGATGATGAGGGCCTGCACGATAATTTAAAAGATGCTAAAACCCAGTTACAGGAATATTTGCAAGCTGAAAAACGGCCTTTGCCAGAATATAACCTGACCAAAATCGAAGGTGAAGAGCATGAGCAGGTTTTTCATGTCAGTTGTAAGGTGAATGGTTTTAGAACAGTAACGTCGGGGCAGGGACCGAATCGCCGTAAAGCTGAACAGCATGCAGCAACATTACTGCTGCAATTATTAAAAAAACCGTCTTCATAG
- the mltB gene encoding lytic murein transglycosylase B: MRRLIMLCFAFLTLFSSYAVQADPAFVQRKDVQQFINKMVKQHGFNKKELTQIMSDVQLQPQIIESMEKPYEKKTWDVYKQLFLTPQRVQGGMEFWKANRVSLEKAEKKYGVPANVIVAIIGIETLYGKHQGNYRVIDALSTLAFNYPKRSQFFSKELGEYLLLCREHHVSPTQYLGSYAGAMGKPQFMPSSYRYYAANFTGNPKKDLMNDDAAVIASVANYFHKHGWKINQGVAQPAVVEGARYKKINTNYKTAVYRLNQLIAAGIKPLTASVNTPARVGLIELTTQTGQEFWLAYPNFYVITRYNTSPQYAMAVYLLSQQLKSQWAAAAVGKKYAYV; the protein is encoded by the coding sequence ATGCGACGATTAATCATGCTCTGCTTTGCCTTCTTAACACTGTTTAGCAGTTATGCTGTACAAGCAGATCCAGCGTTTGTACAACGTAAGGACGTGCAGCAATTTATCAATAAAATGGTTAAGCAGCATGGTTTTAACAAGAAAGAACTGACCCAGATAATGAGCGATGTCCAGCTGCAGCCGCAAATCATTGAATCGATGGAAAAACCTTATGAGAAAAAGACCTGGGATGTTTATAAGCAATTATTCTTAACGCCACAACGCGTACAAGGTGGTATGGAATTTTGGAAAGCTAACCGTGTATCTCTGGAAAAAGCTGAAAAAAAATATGGTGTTCCTGCAAATGTTATTGTTGCTATTATCGGTATAGAAACACTTTATGGTAAACATCAGGGAAATTATCGCGTTATTGATGCCCTATCGACCTTGGCTTTTAATTATCCCAAACGTTCTCAATTTTTTAGCAAAGAACTTGGTGAGTATTTATTACTCTGTCGTGAACACCATGTCTCTCCAACCCAATATTTAGGTTCTTATGCTGGCGCAATGGGCAAACCACAATTTATGCCTAGCAGTTATCGTTACTATGCAGCTAATTTTACCGGCAATCCTAAAAAAGATTTAATGAACGATGATGCCGCAGTGATTGCCAGTGTGGCTAACTATTTCCATAAACATGGCTGGAAAATCAATCAAGGTGTTGCTCAACCCGCTGTAGTCGAGGGTGCTCGTTACAAGAAAATCAATACGAATTATAAAACGGCTGTCTATCGTCTTAATCAATTAATTGCTGCAGGAATCAAACCGTTAACCGCTTCAGTAAACACACCGGCGAGAGTCGGCTTGATTGAGTTAACCACACAAACTGGGCAAGAATTTTGGCTGGCTTATCCCAATTTCTACGTGATAACCCGTTACAATACCAGTCCACAATACGCAATGGCTGTTTATTTATTGTCACAGCAGTTAAAAAGCCAATGGGCGGCTGCAGCCGTTGGCAAAAAATACGCTTACGTGTAA
- the gspM gene encoding type II secretion system protein GspM, with amino-acid sequence MRNFWNNLNERERWMVGIGSLFALFYLFYLLLYSPLTTAVSNKTAQLSEKQQTLTWMQQVRQQPKKQKVQQSISNAKLLTLIGNQLGTGSLRFFPYQLQQTSAGDIQLSYELVPFNYFLSWLWTLNNSYAIVLKQFSAERTPTPGVVKLQIVISAK; translated from the coding sequence ATGAGAAATTTCTGGAATAACCTGAATGAACGTGAACGCTGGATGGTTGGTATTGGCTCCCTGTTTGCCTTGTTCTATTTGTTTTATCTATTGCTTTATTCCCCTCTAACAACAGCTGTTAGTAACAAAACCGCACAATTATCTGAAAAACAACAGACACTGACCTGGATGCAACAAGTTCGTCAACAACCTAAAAAACAGAAAGTACAGCAGTCTATTAGTAATGCCAAACTACTAACCCTAATTGGCAATCAGTTAGGTACTGGGTCTTTACGCTTTTTTCCCTATCAACTGCAACAAACTAGCGCAGGGGACATTCAATTATCGTATGAACTGGTTCCCTTTAACTACTTTTTATCCTGGTTGTGGACTCTCAATAATAGTTATGCCATTGTCCTTAAACAGTTTAGTGCGGAACGAACCCCTACGCCGGGTGTAGTGAAATTACAGATTGTTATTTCAGCAAAATAA
- a CDS encoding patatin-like phospholipase family protein has protein sequence MPAKTKNILSSRNPVLIDLALQGGGAHGAYTWGVIDRLLEEPSLLIEGISGTSAGSMNAAVLASGYLEGGPEGGKKALEEFWLRVSQAAAYSPFQRGIWDILAGRWTLDNSPLFLAFDFASRLYSPYDLNPMMFNPLRAILNESIDFKRLAKSPIKLFVTATNVRTGQGKVFRNKEITPDVLLASACLPTLFQAVEIEGEAYWDGGYTGNPTITPLVKECESSDTILIQINPVERPGTPKSAREILNRLNEVAFNASLMKELRMIAILRQVADLGQCEGTRWAKMRIHRIASEDMVHLGYSSKLNAEWPFLCMLREQGRHSAELFLSQHGKDLNQRSSFELDSLL, from the coding sequence ATGCCAGCGAAAACAAAAAACATTCTTTCTTCGCGAAACCCGGTATTAATTGACCTGGCGTTACAAGGAGGCGGCGCACATGGCGCTTACACCTGGGGAGTTATCGATAGGTTATTGGAGGAGCCAAGCCTGCTTATTGAGGGCATTTCGGGAACCTCGGCCGGCTCTATGAACGCTGCCGTATTAGCGAGTGGCTACCTCGAAGGTGGTCCTGAGGGTGGGAAAAAAGCGCTTGAAGAATTTTGGCTGCGAGTTTCTCAAGCTGCCGCTTATAGTCCTTTTCAACGTGGCATCTGGGATATCCTTGCAGGGAGATGGACACTGGATAACTCACCTTTATTTCTTGCTTTTGATTTTGCATCTCGTCTTTATTCTCCTTATGACCTTAATCCCATGATGTTTAATCCCCTGCGTGCTATTTTGAATGAGAGCATTGACTTTAAACGACTCGCTAAATCGCCTATAAAATTATTCGTAACAGCAACGAATGTGAGAACCGGTCAAGGTAAGGTATTTAGAAATAAAGAAATAACACCGGATGTTTTACTGGCCTCAGCCTGCCTGCCAACCTTATTCCAAGCAGTCGAGATAGAAGGTGAAGCCTATTGGGATGGCGGTTATACAGGTAATCCCACAATCACCCCGCTCGTAAAGGAATGTGAATCCAGCGATACCATTTTAATACAGATCAATCCAGTTGAACGCCCTGGAACACCTAAAAGTGCACGAGAGATTCTTAATCGGCTGAATGAAGTGGCTTTCAATGCTAGCTTGATGAAAGAATTACGTATGATTGCAATATTAAGGCAGGTTGCAGACTTGGGACAGTGTGAGGGCACGCGCTGGGCAAAAATGCGGATTCATCGCATTGCCAGTGAAGACATGGTTCACCTCGGCTATTCCTCAAAACTTAATGCTGAATGGCCTTTTCTATGCATGTTGCGCGAACAAGGTAGACATTCAGCTGAATTGTTTCTAAGCCAACATGGTAAAGATTTAAATCAACGCTCGAGTTTTGAACTCGATTCACTTCTTTGA
- a CDS encoding anti-phage deoxyguanosine triphosphatase, producing the protein MWTHRRSGQTHQRGNQDHRDPYERDRTRVIHCPAFRRLQRKTQILGTDEGDFHRTRLTHSLEVASIGRSIVRNLSANHQQSILPGLLPNDDLISVICLLHDIGHPPFGHGGEVALNYMMRMHGGFEGNGQTLRLLTKVENSYGIYGLDLTRRALLGILKYPVSRSKVVATEMPKVVESLHKTIRINDWLPPKAYFDCEQPEIDWLLSPFSEQDKTLFQSLQKAPQKQQHGKPAYHSFDCSIMDIADDIAYGVHDLEDAIHLRLINREQLDNTDFRQLLAATQLSQNAEQLLDFLFNQELDKRKQAIGEMVNYFITATQITITNDDFENNLLKHNICLLPQAASLLNYLMGCIYRHVIDSQEARTFEYGGQTVVLRLFEAISSNPASLLDNKNRALFHQTDDEITAFRVVCDYIANMTDEYAYRMHERLFGFNTRTIFERL; encoded by the coding sequence ATGTGGACTCACAGGCGTTCAGGACAAACCCATCAGCGTGGCAACCAGGATCACCGCGATCCCTACGAACGCGATCGTACCAGGGTGATTCATTGCCCTGCCTTCCGACGTTTGCAACGAAAAACACAAATATTAGGTACTGATGAAGGTGATTTTCATCGTACGCGTTTAACACACTCTCTCGAAGTAGCCTCTATTGGCCGCAGTATCGTACGTAATTTATCTGCCAACCACCAGCAATCGATATTACCCGGTTTACTTCCTAATGATGATTTGATTTCAGTCATTTGTTTACTGCATGACATTGGTCATCCTCCGTTCGGCCATGGTGGAGAAGTTGCTTTAAATTATATGATGCGTATGCATGGAGGATTTGAAGGGAATGGACAGACCTTACGTTTATTAACGAAAGTAGAAAACAGTTATGGCATCTATGGACTTGATTTAACTCGCAGAGCCTTGCTTGGCATACTCAAATATCCAGTTAGTCGTTCAAAAGTAGTAGCAACAGAGATGCCCAAAGTAGTCGAATCACTCCATAAAACTATTCGCATCAATGATTGGCTGCCACCCAAAGCTTACTTCGATTGTGAGCAACCAGAAATTGATTGGCTTCTATCACCCTTCAGTGAACAGGATAAAACCCTGTTTCAATCTCTGCAGAAAGCACCTCAAAAACAACAGCATGGGAAACCTGCTTATCATAGTTTCGACTGTTCTATTATGGATATTGCTGATGATATCGCTTATGGTGTGCATGATCTGGAAGACGCCATTCATTTACGTTTGATAAACCGAGAACAACTGGATAATACCGATTTCCGCCAACTTCTCGCTGCAACCCAACTTAGCCAAAACGCTGAACAATTACTTGATTTTCTATTTAACCAGGAACTTGATAAACGGAAACAAGCCATTGGTGAAATGGTTAATTATTTTATTACTGCGACACAAATCACCATAACGAATGATGATTTTGAAAATAATTTGTTAAAGCATAATATTTGTTTATTACCTCAAGCTGCCTCCTTACTCAATTACTTGATGGGATGTATTTATCGTCATGTCATTGATTCTCAGGAAGCCCGTACCTTTGAATACGGTGGTCAAACAGTAGTGCTAAGACTATTTGAAGCCATTAGCTCTAATCCTGCCAGCTTGCTTGATAATAAAAATCGTGCATTATTTCATCAAACAGACGATGAAATAACTGCATTCAGAGTAGTTTGTGATTATATTGCTAATATGACTGACGAATATGCTTATCGCATGCATGAACGATTATTTGGCTTCAATACCCGTACTATTTTTGAACGACTATAA